A genomic window from Accipiter gentilis chromosome 1, bAccGen1.1, whole genome shotgun sequence includes:
- the PIK3CD gene encoding phosphatidylinositol 4,5-bisphosphate 3-kinase catalytic subunit delta isoform isoform X1, translating into MPPGIYCPMEFWSKGENQNIQVDFLLPTGIYLNLSVSCNASLGTIKQVVWKHAQYEPLYHMLSDPEAYVFTCINQTAEQQELEDEQRRLCDIQPFLPVLRLVAREGDRVKKVINSQISLLIGKGLHEFDSVQDPEVNDFRTKMCQFCEERAAKRQQLSWAAWMEYNFPLQLEPMAKGLGTGPLHTPTKNIFVNVKFQSGGESFTFQISPKEFPITLMSYAIKKQATVFRHETVENPEDYTLQVNGKCEYLYGNYPLYQFQYIRSCLHRGLTPHLTMVHSSTIIAMRDEQTNCIASPPKMAAKPPPLPKKKPNYSSLWSLEQSFYIELVQGSKVNADERMKLVVQAGLFHGNEMLCKTVSSSEVNVCSEPVWKQRLDFDINICDLPRMARLCFALYAVIEKAKKARSTKKKSKKADCPIAWVNVMLFDYKDQLKTGECCLHMWSSFPDEKGELLNPMGTVQCNPNTESAAALVICFPSVALHPVYYPSFEQLLELGRNGEQPRAAPEDPEEKLQLKEILERRSHTELYEHEKDLVWKMRYDIRDQYPQALAKLLIITKWNKHEDVAQMISLLQTWPELPVLNALELLDFSFPDRYVGSFAINSLKKLTDHELFQYLLQLVQVLKYESYLDCELTKFLLDRALSNRKIGHFLFWHLRSEMHVPAVALRFGLILEAYCRGSTHHMKVLMKQGEALNKMKALNDFVKVSSQKATKPQTKEMMHMCMKQETYLEALSHLQSPLNPNIILTEVCVDQCTFMDSKMKPLWIVFNNEETGGGGVGIIFKNGDDLRQDMLTLQMIQLMDILWKQEGLDLRMTPYGCLSTGDKTGLIEVVMHSDTIANIQLNKSNMAATAAFNKDALLNWLKSKNPGDALEQAIEEFTLSCAGYCVATYVLGIGDRHSDNIMIRETGQLFHIDFGHFLGNFKTKFGINRERVPFILTYDFVHVIQQGKTNNNEKFERFRGYCEKAYMILRRHGLLFLHLFALMKAAGLPELSCSKDIQYLKDSLALGKTDEEALKHFRLKFNEALRESWKTKVNWLAHNVSKDNRQ; encoded by the exons TGCATCAACCAGACAGCCGAACAGCAAGAGTTGGAGGATGAACAACGGCGGCTTTGTGACATCCAGCCCTTCTTACCAGTGCTGCGGCTCGTGGCTCGAGAAGGAGACAGAGTCAAGAAGGTTATTAACTCCCAGATCAGCCTGCTCATTGGAAAAG GTTTGCACGAGTTCGACTCTGTGCAGGATCCGGAGGTGAATGATTTCCGCACCAAAATGTGCCAGTTCTGTGAGGAGAGAGCAGCAAAGCggcagcagctcagctgggcAGCTTGGATGGAGTACAACTTTCCCTTGCAGCTGGAGCCCATGGCCAAAGGCCTTGGGACTGGCCCTCTACATACCCCCACCAAGAACATTTTTGTCAACGTCAAGTTTCAGTCTGGCGGG GAGAGCTTCACTTTCCAGATCTCCCCAAAGGAGTTCCCCATCACGTTAATGAGCTATGCTATCAAGAAGCAGGCTACCGTCTTCCGCCATGAGACAGTGGAGAACCCAGAGGACTACACCCTGCAGGTGAATGGGAAATGTGAATATCTCTATGGGAACTACCCCCTGTACCAGTTCCAG TATATTCGCAGCTGCCTGCACCGAGGCCTAACGCCCCACCTGACCATGGTACACTCCTCCACTATCATTGCTATGAGAGATGAGCAAACCAACTGTATTGCCAGCCCTCCCAAGATGGCTGCCAAGCCTCCCCCACTCCCTAAGAAAAAG CCAAACTATAGTTCTCTCTGGTCCTTAGAGCAGTCTTTCTACATTGAGCTGGTGCAAGGCAGCAAGGTCAATGCAGACGAAAGAATGAAG ctggTCGTGCAAGCAGGTCTCTTTCATGGCAATGAGATGCTGTGCAAGACAGTGTCAAGCTCTGAAGTGAACGTATGCTCAGAGCCGGTGTGGAAGCAGAGGCTGGATTTTGATATTAACATCTGTGATCTTCCTCGTATGGCGCGGCTCTGCTTTGCCCTCTATGCTGTCATCGAGAAGGCAAAGAAGGCACGTTCCACCAAGAAGAAGTCCAAGAAAGCT GACTGCCCAATTGCGTGGGTGAATGTCATGCTCTTTGACTATAAGGACCAGCTGAAAACAGGGGAGTGCTGCTTGCACATGTGGTCCTCCTTTCCAG atgagaaaggggaactTCTGAACCCCATGGGCACGGTACAGTGCAACCCCAACACAGAAAGTGCAGCAGCTTTGGTCATCTGCTTCCCCAGCGTTGCATTGCATCCTGTGTATTACCCATCATTTGAGCAG CTGCTGGAGTTGGGGAGGAATGGAGAACAACCCCGTGCTGCACCAGAAGATCCTGAGGAG AAGCTGCAACTGAAGGAGATACTGGAGCGGAGGAGCCACACAGAACTATATGAGCATGAGAAAGACCTGGTGTGGAAGATGAGGTATGATATCCGTGACCAGTACCCTCAAGCTTTGGCAAAGCTTCTTATCATCACCAAATGGAACAAGCATGAAGATGTTGCCCAG ATGATTTCCCTGCTTCAGACCTGGCCAGAGTTGCCTGTCCTGAATGCCTTGGAACTGCTGGATTTTAGCTTTCCTGACCGTTATGTTGGTTCCTTTGCTATCAACTCATTAAAGAAGCTGAC AGATCATGAATTGTTCCAATACCTGCTACAGCTTGTCCAGGTGCTTAAGTATGAATCCTACTTAGACTGTGAATTAACCAAGTTCCTGCTGGACAGGGCGTTATCCAACCGCAAGATCGGCCACTTCCTCTTCTGGCATCTGAG GTCAGAAATGCATGTTCCTGCAGTTGCCTTGAGGTTTGGCCTGATCCTGGAAGCATACTGCAGAGGCAGCACCCATCATATGAAAGTTCTGATGAAACAG GGAGAAGCACTCAACAAGATGAAAGCTCTGAATGACTTTGTTAAAGTGAGTTCTCAGAAGGCCACCAAGCCTCAAACCAAGGAGATGATGCATATGTGCATGAAGCAGGAAACTTACCTTGAAGCACTTTCCCACCTCCAGTCCCCCCTGAACCCCAACATTATCCTCACTGAAGTGTG TGTGGATCAGTGCACCTTTATGGACTCCAAAATGAAACCTTTATGGATTGTGTTTAATAATGAAGAGACAGGTGGAGGTGGAGTgggtattatttttaaaaatggagatg ATCTTCGTCAGGACATGCTGACTCTGCAGATGATCCAGTTGATGGACATCCTCTGGAAGCAGGAGGGCCTGGACCTGAG GATGACCCCTTATGGCTGCCTCTCCACAGGAGACAAGACGGGACTGATAGAAGTAGTCATGCATTCAGACACCATTGCCAACATCCAGCTGAACAAGAGCAACATGGCGGCCACTGCAGCCTTCAACAAGGATGCACTGCTGAACTGGCTAAAATCCAAGAACCCAGG CGACGCGTTAGAACAAGCTATAGAGGAGTTCACTCTTTCCTGTGCTGGGTACTGCGTGGCAACATATGTGCTGGGGATAGGTGACCGGCACAGTGATAACATCATGATCCGGGAAACTGGACAG CTGTTCCATATTGATTTTGGTCACTTTTTGGGGAACTTCAAGACTAAATTTGGTATTAATAGAGAACGAGTTCCTTTCATCTTAACTTATGACTTTGTGCATGTCATCCAGCAAGGAAAAACTAACAACAATGAGAAGTTTGAAAG ATTCAGGGGTTATTGTGAAAAAGCCTATATGATTCTGAGGCGCCATGGTCTTCTCTTCCTGCacttgtttgcactgatgaaagCTGCTGGCCTGCCAGAACTCAGCTGCTCTAAAGACATTCAGTATTTAAAG GATTCCCTAGCTCTTGGCAAAACAGATGAGGAGGCACTGAAGCACTTCAGACTAAAGTTTAATGAAGCCTTGCGAGAGAGCTGGAAAACCAAAGTGAACTGGCTGGCGCACAACGTATCCAAAGATAACAGACAGTAG
- the PIK3CD gene encoding phosphatidylinositol 4,5-bisphosphate 3-kinase catalytic subunit delta isoform isoform X2: MPPGIYCPMEFWSKGENQNIQVDFLLPTGIYLNLSVSCNASLGTIKQVVWKHAQYEPLYHMLSDPEAYVFTCINQTAEQQELEDEQRRLCDIQPFLPVLRLVAREGDRVKKVINSQISLLIGKGLHEFDSVQDPEVNDFRTKMCQFCEERAAKRQQLSWAAWMEYNFPLQLEPMAKGLGTGPLHTPTKNIFVNVKFQSGGESFTFQISPKEFPITLMSYAIKKQATVFRHETVENPEDYTLQVNGKCEYLYGNYPLYQFQYIRSCLHRGLTPHLTMVHSSTIIAMRDEQTNCIASPPKMAAKPPPLPKKKPNYSSLWSLEQSFYIELVQGSKVNADERMKLVVQAGLFHGNEMLCKTVSSSEVNVCSEPVWKQRLDFDINICDLPRMARLCFALYAVIEKAKKARSTKKKSKKADCPIAWVNVMLFDYKDQLKTGECCLHMWSSFPDEKGELLNPMGTVQCNPNTESAAALVICFPSVALHPVYYPSFEQLLELGRNGEQPRAAPEDPEEKLQLKEILERRSHTELYEHEKDLVWKMRYDIRDQYPQALAKLLIITKWNKHEDVAQMISLLQTWPELPVLNALELLDFSFPDRYVGSFAINSLKKLTDHELFQYLLQLVQVLKYESYLDCELTKFLLDRALSNRKIGHFLFWHLRSEMHVPAVALRFGLILEAYCRGSTHHMKVLMKQGEALNKMKALNDFVKVSSQKATKPQTKEMMHMCMKQETYLEALSHLQSPLNPNIILTEVCVDQCTFMDSKMKPLWIVFNNEETGGGGVGIIFKNGDDLRQDMLTLQMIQLMDILWKQEGLDLRRQDGTDRSSHAFRHHCQHPAEQEQHGGHCSLQQGCTAELAKIQEPRRRVRTSYRGVHSFLCWVLRGNICAGDR; the protein is encoded by the exons TGCATCAACCAGACAGCCGAACAGCAAGAGTTGGAGGATGAACAACGGCGGCTTTGTGACATCCAGCCCTTCTTACCAGTGCTGCGGCTCGTGGCTCGAGAAGGAGACAGAGTCAAGAAGGTTATTAACTCCCAGATCAGCCTGCTCATTGGAAAAG GTTTGCACGAGTTCGACTCTGTGCAGGATCCGGAGGTGAATGATTTCCGCACCAAAATGTGCCAGTTCTGTGAGGAGAGAGCAGCAAAGCggcagcagctcagctgggcAGCTTGGATGGAGTACAACTTTCCCTTGCAGCTGGAGCCCATGGCCAAAGGCCTTGGGACTGGCCCTCTACATACCCCCACCAAGAACATTTTTGTCAACGTCAAGTTTCAGTCTGGCGGG GAGAGCTTCACTTTCCAGATCTCCCCAAAGGAGTTCCCCATCACGTTAATGAGCTATGCTATCAAGAAGCAGGCTACCGTCTTCCGCCATGAGACAGTGGAGAACCCAGAGGACTACACCCTGCAGGTGAATGGGAAATGTGAATATCTCTATGGGAACTACCCCCTGTACCAGTTCCAG TATATTCGCAGCTGCCTGCACCGAGGCCTAACGCCCCACCTGACCATGGTACACTCCTCCACTATCATTGCTATGAGAGATGAGCAAACCAACTGTATTGCCAGCCCTCCCAAGATGGCTGCCAAGCCTCCCCCACTCCCTAAGAAAAAG CCAAACTATAGTTCTCTCTGGTCCTTAGAGCAGTCTTTCTACATTGAGCTGGTGCAAGGCAGCAAGGTCAATGCAGACGAAAGAATGAAG ctggTCGTGCAAGCAGGTCTCTTTCATGGCAATGAGATGCTGTGCAAGACAGTGTCAAGCTCTGAAGTGAACGTATGCTCAGAGCCGGTGTGGAAGCAGAGGCTGGATTTTGATATTAACATCTGTGATCTTCCTCGTATGGCGCGGCTCTGCTTTGCCCTCTATGCTGTCATCGAGAAGGCAAAGAAGGCACGTTCCACCAAGAAGAAGTCCAAGAAAGCT GACTGCCCAATTGCGTGGGTGAATGTCATGCTCTTTGACTATAAGGACCAGCTGAAAACAGGGGAGTGCTGCTTGCACATGTGGTCCTCCTTTCCAG atgagaaaggggaactTCTGAACCCCATGGGCACGGTACAGTGCAACCCCAACACAGAAAGTGCAGCAGCTTTGGTCATCTGCTTCCCCAGCGTTGCATTGCATCCTGTGTATTACCCATCATTTGAGCAG CTGCTGGAGTTGGGGAGGAATGGAGAACAACCCCGTGCTGCACCAGAAGATCCTGAGGAG AAGCTGCAACTGAAGGAGATACTGGAGCGGAGGAGCCACACAGAACTATATGAGCATGAGAAAGACCTGGTGTGGAAGATGAGGTATGATATCCGTGACCAGTACCCTCAAGCTTTGGCAAAGCTTCTTATCATCACCAAATGGAACAAGCATGAAGATGTTGCCCAG ATGATTTCCCTGCTTCAGACCTGGCCAGAGTTGCCTGTCCTGAATGCCTTGGAACTGCTGGATTTTAGCTTTCCTGACCGTTATGTTGGTTCCTTTGCTATCAACTCATTAAAGAAGCTGAC AGATCATGAATTGTTCCAATACCTGCTACAGCTTGTCCAGGTGCTTAAGTATGAATCCTACTTAGACTGTGAATTAACCAAGTTCCTGCTGGACAGGGCGTTATCCAACCGCAAGATCGGCCACTTCCTCTTCTGGCATCTGAG GTCAGAAATGCATGTTCCTGCAGTTGCCTTGAGGTTTGGCCTGATCCTGGAAGCATACTGCAGAGGCAGCACCCATCATATGAAAGTTCTGATGAAACAG GGAGAAGCACTCAACAAGATGAAAGCTCTGAATGACTTTGTTAAAGTGAGTTCTCAGAAGGCCACCAAGCCTCAAACCAAGGAGATGATGCATATGTGCATGAAGCAGGAAACTTACCTTGAAGCACTTTCCCACCTCCAGTCCCCCCTGAACCCCAACATTATCCTCACTGAAGTGTG TGTGGATCAGTGCACCTTTATGGACTCCAAAATGAAACCTTTATGGATTGTGTTTAATAATGAAGAGACAGGTGGAGGTGGAGTgggtattatttttaaaaatggagatg ATCTTCGTCAGGACATGCTGACTCTGCAGATGATCCAGTTGATGGACATCCTCTGGAAGCAGGAGGGCCTGGACCTGAG GAGACAAGACGGGACTGATAGAAGTAGTCATGCATTCAGACACCATTGCCAACATCCAGCTGAACAAGAGCAACATGGCGGCCACTGCAGCCTTCAACAAGGATGCACTGCTGAACTGGCTAAAATCCAAGAACCCAGG CGACGCGTTAGAACAAGCTATAGAGGAGTTCACTCTTTCCTGTGCTGGGTACTGCGTGGCAACATATGTGCTGGGGATAGGTGA